In Neovison vison isolate M4711 chromosome 14, ASM_NN_V1, whole genome shotgun sequence, the following proteins share a genomic window:
- the RNPS1 gene encoding RNA-binding protein with serine-rich domain 1 isoform X1: protein MDLSGVKKKSLLGVKENNKKSSTRAPSPTKRKDRSDEKSKDRAKDKGAAKESSEKDRGRDKTRKRRSASSGSSSTRSRSSSTSSSGSSTSTGSSSGSSSSSASSRSGSSSTSRSSSSSSSSGSPSPSRRRHDNRRRSRSKSKPPKRDEKERKRRSPSPKPTKVHIGRLTRNVTKDHIMEIFSTYGKIKMIDMPVERMHPHLSKGYAYVEFENPDEAEKALKHMDGGQIDGQEITATAVLAPWPRPPPRRFSPPRRMLPPPPMWRRSPPRMRRRSRSPRRRSPVRRRSRSPGRRRHRSRSSSNSSR from the exons ATGGATTTATCAGGAGTGAAAAAGAAGAGCTTGCTAGGagtcaaagaaaataataaaaagtccaGCACTAG GGCTCCTTCTCCTACCAAACGCAAAGACCGCTCTGATGAGAAGTCCAAGGATCGCGCGAAAGATAAAGGTGCTGCCAAGGAGTCCAGCGAGAAGGACCGCGGCCGGGATAAGACTCGGAAGAGGCGCAGCGCGTCCAGTGGGAGCAGCAGCACCAG GTCCCGGTCCAGCTCTACCTCCAGCTCGGGCTCCAGCACCAGCACGGGCTCCAGTAGCGGCTCAAGCTCTTCTTCCGCGTCGAGCCGCTCGGGAAGTTCCAGCACATCCCgcagctccagctccagcagcTCCTCTGGCTCGCCGAGCCCTTCTCGGCGCAGGCACGACAACAGGAGGCGTTCCCGCTCCAA ATCCAAACCACCCAAGagagatgagaaggaaaggaaaaggcgGAGTCCTTCCCCTAAGCCTACCAAAGTGCACATCGGGAGGCTCACCAGGAATGTGACCAAG GACCACATCATGGAAATATTCTCCAcctatggaaaaattaaaatgatcgaCATGCCTGTAGAAAGGATGCACCCCCACCTGTCGAAAGGCTACGCGTACGTGGAGTTCGAGAACCCCGATGAAGCCGAGAAGGCACTGAAGCACATGGACGGAG GACAAATAGATGGCCAGGAGATCACTGCCACCGCTGTGCTGGCCCCCTGGCCTAGGCCACCCCCCCGGCGATTCAGCCCTCCTAGGAGAATGCTGCCGCCACCTCCCATGTGGCGTCGGTCACCCCCGCGGATGAGAAGAAG GTCCCGCTCCCCGAGGCGCAGGTCCCCAGTGCGCCGGCGATCTCGCtcccccggccgccgccgccacaggAGCCGCTCCAGCTCCAACTCTTCCCGATAA
- the RNPS1 gene encoding RNA-binding protein with serine-rich domain 1 isoform X2, with protein sequence MAPSPTKRKDRSDEKSKDRAKDKGAAKESSEKDRGRDKTRKRRSASSGSSSTRSRSSSTSSSGSSTSTGSSSGSSSSSASSRSGSSSTSRSSSSSSSSGSPSPSRRRHDNRRRSRSKSKPPKRDEKERKRRSPSPKPTKVHIGRLTRNVTKDHIMEIFSTYGKIKMIDMPVERMHPHLSKGYAYVEFENPDEAEKALKHMDGGQIDGQEITATAVLAPWPRPPPRRFSPPRRMLPPPPMWRRSPPRMRRRSRSPRRRSPVRRRSRSPGRRRHRSRSSSNSSR encoded by the exons AT GGCTCCTTCTCCTACCAAACGCAAAGACCGCTCTGATGAGAAGTCCAAGGATCGCGCGAAAGATAAAGGTGCTGCCAAGGAGTCCAGCGAGAAGGACCGCGGCCGGGATAAGACTCGGAAGAGGCGCAGCGCGTCCAGTGGGAGCAGCAGCACCAG GTCCCGGTCCAGCTCTACCTCCAGCTCGGGCTCCAGCACCAGCACGGGCTCCAGTAGCGGCTCAAGCTCTTCTTCCGCGTCGAGCCGCTCGGGAAGTTCCAGCACATCCCgcagctccagctccagcagcTCCTCTGGCTCGCCGAGCCCTTCTCGGCGCAGGCACGACAACAGGAGGCGTTCCCGCTCCAA ATCCAAACCACCCAAGagagatgagaaggaaaggaaaaggcgGAGTCCTTCCCCTAAGCCTACCAAAGTGCACATCGGGAGGCTCACCAGGAATGTGACCAAG GACCACATCATGGAAATATTCTCCAcctatggaaaaattaaaatgatcgaCATGCCTGTAGAAAGGATGCACCCCCACCTGTCGAAAGGCTACGCGTACGTGGAGTTCGAGAACCCCGATGAAGCCGAGAAGGCACTGAAGCACATGGACGGAG GACAAATAGATGGCCAGGAGATCACTGCCACCGCTGTGCTGGCCCCCTGGCCTAGGCCACCCCCCCGGCGATTCAGCCCTCCTAGGAGAATGCTGCCGCCACCTCCCATGTGGCGTCGGTCACCCCCGCGGATGAGAAGAAG GTCCCGCTCCCCGAGGCGCAGGTCCCCAGTGCGCCGGCGATCTCGCtcccccggccgccgccgccacaggAGCCGCTCCAGCTCCAACTCTTCCCGATAA